From the genome of Deltaproteobacteria bacterium, one region includes:
- a CDS encoding GTP-binding protein, producing MSTVNVSAREVAAKIVYYGPGLSGKTTNLKRIHDSVKPTARGELTALATEGDRTLFFDFLPVKVERINNFALRLGLYTVPGQVFYNATRKLVLQGADGVVFVADSQPDALERNVEALDNLVDNLRDEGIDLAHFPLVIQYNKRDLKRVLAVSELHEALNRFQAPEFEASATEGGGVMDSLKAITRLVIRELKARGVVGGERPISSVQAVNPADVSAARSLESQIRELTEPLHGTGDDMQLVAPIPTPPAPIPAPRPEPARAARPASHHAVGAASARVLSPDLESEEIEDTDPARPSLSRLAPADPPEPDEPEAWEPSERGGTFLTRLAPPSLRAEVAALEASYAAGDHPEVVSSTLRLIRTLAGTDRGEEILGGYLLGMDGRELRRLLDLSSGAPSREDAAFALYLLAQACVRSSTR from the coding sequence GTGAGTACCGTCAACGTCAGCGCGCGCGAGGTGGCGGCCAAGATTGTCTATTACGGCCCCGGCCTCTCTGGAAAGACGACCAACCTCAAGCGCATCCACGACTCGGTCAAGCCCACGGCGCGCGGAGAGCTCACCGCGCTGGCCACCGAGGGCGACCGCACGCTCTTCTTCGACTTCCTGCCGGTGAAGGTGGAGCGCATCAACAACTTCGCGCTGCGCCTGGGCCTGTACACCGTGCCCGGGCAGGTCTTCTACAACGCCACCCGCAAGCTGGTGCTCCAGGGCGCCGACGGCGTGGTCTTCGTGGCCGACAGCCAACCCGACGCGCTGGAGCGGAACGTGGAGGCGCTGGACAACCTCGTCGACAACCTGCGCGACGAGGGCATCGACCTCGCCCACTTCCCGCTGGTCATCCAGTACAACAAGCGCGACCTGAAGCGCGTGCTGGCGGTGTCCGAGCTGCACGAGGCGCTCAACCGCTTCCAGGCGCCCGAGTTCGAAGCTTCCGCCACCGAGGGCGGCGGCGTGATGGACTCGCTCAAGGCCATCACCCGGCTCGTCATCCGCGAGCTCAAGGCGCGCGGCGTGGTGGGCGGCGAGCGGCCCATCTCGTCGGTGCAGGCCGTGAACCCCGCAGACGTGTCCGCGGCGCGCTCGCTGGAGAGCCAGATTCGCGAGCTCACCGAGCCACTCCACGGCACCGGCGACGACATGCAGCTGGTGGCGCCGATTCCCACGCCGCCCGCGCCCATTCCGGCGCCGCGACCCGAGCCGGCACGTGCGGCGCGTCCGGCCTCGCACCACGCGGTGGGCGCAGCGTCCGCCCGCGTGCTCTCGCCGGATCTCGAGTCCGAAGAGATCGAGGACACCGATCCCGCGCGGCCCTCGCTCTCGCGGCTCGCACCTGCCGATCCGCCCGAGCCGGATGAGCCCGAGGCCTGGGAGCCGAGCGAGCGCGGCGGAACGTTCCTGACCCGGCTTGCGCCGCCCTCGCTGCGCGCCGAAGTGGCCGCGCTCGAGGCGAGCTACGCGGCGGGCGACCATCCAGAGGTCGTGAGCTCGACGCTCCGCTTGATTCGCACGCTGGCGGGCACAGATCGCGGCGAGGAGATCCTCGGCGGCTACCTGCTCGGCATGGACGGCCGCGAGCTGCGCCGGCTGCTGGATTTGTCGAGCGGCGCGCCCAGCCGGGAAGACGCGGCGTTCGCGCTGTACCTGCTCGCCCAGGCCTGTGTCCGCAGCAGCACTCGGTAG
- a CDS encoding DUF2127 domain-containing protein, which produces MLPGRDVANVAGVQHFASNRPGLKLIVAYKLCKSVATGILAAILLHVHAHGGVVRLAHRLAVDVSRWHLAGLGDALSQWLTADVTSKNVGIAALILLLDTASTAAEGIGLHYRQRWAAWWVVVATGALIPLELHALVHHPTVLRAMVLAVNLAIVAYLVWRVLTHHGEGDVSRESGPA; this is translated from the coding sequence TTGCTGCCGGGTCGCGACGTCGCCAACGTCGCTGGCGTGCAGCACTTCGCGTCCAACCGGCCGGGGCTCAAGCTCATCGTCGCCTACAAGCTCTGCAAGTCGGTGGCGACGGGAATCCTTGCGGCGATCTTGCTGCACGTGCACGCCCACGGAGGGGTGGTTCGGCTGGCGCATCGCCTGGCGGTCGACGTGAGCCGGTGGCACCTCGCTGGCCTGGGGGACGCGCTCTCGCAGTGGCTGACCGCCGATGTGACCTCGAAGAACGTGGGCATCGCCGCTCTCATCCTGCTGCTGGACACCGCCTCCACGGCGGCCGAGGGCATCGGGCTGCACTACCGGCAGCGCTGGGCGGCCTGGTGGGTGGTCGTGGCCACCGGCGCCTTGATTCCGCTGGAGCTGCACGCGCTGGTTCACCACCCCACGGTGCTGCGCGCGATGGTGCTGGCCGTGAACCTGGCCATCGTGGCCTACCTGGTTTGGCGGGTGCTTACCCACCACGGCGAGGGGGATGTTTCCCGGGAATCAGGGCCGGCCTAG